One region of Skermanella mucosa genomic DNA includes:
- the trxA gene encoding thioredoxin TrxA, which translates to MSTTKITDASFESDVLKAPGPVLVDFWAEWCGPCKMIAPALEDLATEYGEKITVAKLNIDENPKTPGQFGVRGIPTLMLFKDGKVAATKIGALPKGALYQWVDSVL; encoded by the coding sequence ATGAGCACCACCAAGATCACCGACGCCAGCTTCGAGTCTGACGTCCTCAAGGCGCCCGGCCCGGTTCTGGTCGATTTCTGGGCTGAATGGTGCGGACCCTGCAAGATGATCGCTCCCGCCCTGGAGGATCTGGCCACCGAATACGGCGAGAAGATCACCGTCGCCAAGCTGAACATCGACGAGAATCCCAAGACCCCCGGCCAGTTCGGCGTGCGCGGCATTCCCACGCTGATGCTGTTCAAGGACGGCAAGGTCGCCGCCACCAAGATCGGCGCCCTGCCGAAGGGCGCCCTGTACCAGTGGGTCGACTCGGTCCTCTAG
- a CDS encoding terminase small subunit, with protein MLDQQPPTSAASAPPVIILPPRQEAFCRAMACGVGAAEAARRAGYSPKGAKQRGAVLMGQPEIRVRVGQLSADRWAGHQADLDEAAALVKTIMYEAVERKSIGLSLRAVDLWTKLRGVVQDKRIPHHYLGDRPHPDADLENHDCPPEEEEAGHAAPAEPAAQPSAPTPPKPNGAAVPFRPVPAAKPSPRRNSDLSARSIVTSPATGAPFGSTALFGSTSLSAPSAPVPPFRVSAAAPR; from the coding sequence ATGCTCGACCAGCAGCCCCCGACCTCCGCCGCCTCCGCTCCGCCCGTGATCATCCTGCCGCCCCGCCAGGAAGCCTTCTGCCGCGCCATGGCCTGCGGCGTCGGCGCGGCCGAGGCGGCGCGGCGGGCGGGGTACTCGCCCAAAGGGGCCAAGCAGCGTGGCGCCGTCCTGATGGGCCAGCCGGAGATCCGGGTCCGCGTCGGCCAGCTCAGCGCCGACCGCTGGGCCGGCCATCAGGCTGACCTGGACGAGGCGGCCGCCCTGGTCAAGACGATCATGTACGAGGCGGTGGAGCGGAAGAGCATCGGGCTGTCCCTGCGCGCCGTCGATCTGTGGACCAAGCTCCGCGGCGTGGTCCAGGACAAGCGCATCCCGCACCACTATCTCGGCGACAGGCCCCACCCCGACGCCGACCTGGAGAACCACGACTGCCCCCCGGAGGAAGAAGAGGCCGGCCACGCCGCCCCGGCGGAGCCGGCGGCCCAGCCGTCCGCGCCGACGCCGCCCAAGCCGAACGGCGCCGCCGTGCCGTTCCGCCCCGTGCCCGCCGCCAAGCCGTCGCCCCGGCGGAATAGTGACCTTTCGGCCCGTTCGATAGTGACCTCCCCCGCCACGGGCGCCCCGTTCGGCTCCACCGCCCTGTTCGGCTCCACCTCTCTGTCGGCCCCGTCGGCGCCGGTGCCGCCCTTCCGGGTGTCGGCCGCCGCTCCGCGGTGA